A stretch of the Vigna radiata var. radiata cultivar VC1973A chromosome 7, Vradiata_ver6, whole genome shotgun sequence genome encodes the following:
- the LOC106768783 gene encoding formin-like protein 2 has protein sequence MCTHFNILLFFLTLCFSSSSSSSSSSHPRRVLHQPLFPRISIPPTHPPALSPQPQKQHHLPKFPFSSSSSFSPPPPQKPFFPSYHSPPLPPSPTVVATFPANISSLLLPHPYSHHHRSAAALAVSLSLFSLALLVAAAFFLLHRRRANRTSSSDATHDDDDEKASRSDSLRLFPSNAAASDGVDRKPRGKSSPTSELLYLGTVANSVNSTLDTSSSHHDDGFRPPYQKLGDSPELNPLPPLPRHKFKPWMNEDDGDKNVKEKVEKQEEADKEEEDEQFFSPRSSSGGNNQHSPPSPSAVAASSSRVNNKIGSTSFTSRTPSYPRSNSLSFSRSPSLNFSPASVKSLPPQNPASPSFSSSSSSPREEWHVPSRDQNSPARNLPPPPPPPLPPPGIWEAPVSVRKVSEETPKPKLKALHWDKVKASSDRVMVWDQLRPSSFQLNEDMIETLFMVNNSKEGVGVAIRDNARRHIVHSASPMPMENRVLDPKKSQNIAILLRALNVTIDEVCDALREGNCDTLGTELLESLLKMAPTKDEESKLKEFQDESPFKLGPAEKFLKVVLDIPFAFKRVDAMLYIANFDSELEYLKKSFETLEVACEELKNSRMFLKILEAVLRTGNRMNVGTNRGDAHAFKLDTLLKLADIKGTDGKTSLLHFVVQEIVRTEGSHVSASNHQHASENVQQYSLQDEVDFKKLGLQIVSGLSGELTNVKKAAAMDSDMLSSDVAKLARGIDKVVQVVKLNEESPLKETNQKFSEAMKGFLERGEQEISTIQAQEKNCFSSVKEITEYFHGNSAKEEAHPFRIFMVVRDFLSILDAVCKEVGKVNERTLVGSRHSVMPANPIMQSFFPEIIGKQPSDSSESD, from the exons ATGTGTACACACTTCaacattcttcttttctttctcacactttgtttttcttcttcttcttcttcttcttcttcttcacaccCTCGCCGTGTTCTTCACCAACCCCTCTTCCCCAGAATCTCTATCCCTCCAACACATCCTCCAGCTTTATCCCCTCAACCCCAAAAGCAACACCATTTACCCAAGTttccattttcatcttcttcatccttctCGCCTCCACCGCCGCaaaaacctttctttccttcttaCCATTCCCCTCCACTCCCACCTTCCCCCACCGTCGTTGCTACTTTCCCTGCTAACATCTCCTCCCTCCTCCTCCCCCACCCCTACTCCCACCACCACCGCTCCGCCGCCGCCCTAGCCGTCTCCCTCTCCCTCTTCTCCCTCGCCCTCCTCGTCGCAGCCGCGTTCTTTCTCCTCCACCGCCGCCGCGCTAACAGGACTTCCTCCTCCGACGCCACCCATGACGACGACGATGAGAAAGCCTCGAGATCCGACAGCCTCCGCCTGTTCCCGTCGAACGCCGCCGCCTCCGACGGCGTCGATAGAAAACCCCGCGGAAAGTCCTCCCCGACGTCGGAGCTACTCTACCTCGGCACGGTAGCGAACTCGGTGAACTCAACGCTAGACACAAGCTCCAGTCACCACGACGACGGTTTCCGGCCACCGTATCAAAAACTCGGCGACTCGCCGGAACTGAACCCACTCCCACCTTTGCCACGTCACAAATTCAAACCATGGATGAATGAAGATGACGGTgataaaaatgtgaaagaaaaagttgaaaaacaagaagaggcagataaagaagaagaagatgaacagTTTTTTTCTCCAAGAAGTTCTTCTGGTGGGAACAATCAACATAGTCCTCCTTCTCCTTCAGCCGTTGCTGCTTCAAGTTCGCGCGTGAATAATAAAATCGGTTCTACAAGCTTCACTTCTCGAACCCCTTCGTACCCTCGTTCCAATTCCCTCTCTTTCTCTCGTTCCCCGTCTCTTAATTTCAGCCCCGCAAGTGTTAAATCACTCCCTCCACAAAACCCTgcttctccttctttctcttcatcatcttcttctcccAGGGAAGAATGGCATGTTCCTTCAAGGGACCAAAATTCTCCCGCGAGAAATTTACCTCctccgccgccgccgccacTTCCGCCGCCTGGGATTTGGGAAGCTCCAGTTTCTGTTAGGAAAGTGAGTGAGGAGACACCGAAGCCAAAGTTGAAAGCTTTACATTGGGATAAAGTTAAGGCCAGCTCGGACAGGGTCATGGTTTGGGACCAGTTGAGACCCAGTTCTTTTCA GTTGAACGAGGATATGATTGAAACGCTTTTTATGGTAAATAATTCCAAGGAGGGTGTCGGGGTTGCGATTAGAGATAATGCTCGGCGCCACATAGTTCATTCTGCTTCTCCCATGCCCATGGAGAATAGGGTCCTTGACCCTAAGAAGTCTCAGAACATTGCCATTTTGCTTAGGGCTCTCAATGTTACCATTGATGAAGTTTGTGATGCCCTCAGAGAAG GCAATTGTGATACGTTGGGAACAGAACTTCTTGAAAGTTTGTTAAAGATGGCTCCAACAAAAGATGAAGAATCTAAGCTGAAGGAATTTCAAGATGAATCGCCCTTCAAGCTTGGCCCAGCTGAGAAATTTCTCAAAGTTGTTCTTGATATACCTTTCGCTTTTAAGAGAGTGGATGCTATGCTCTACATTGCTAATTTTGATTCAGAATTAGAATACCTTAAAAAGTCATTTGAAACTCTGGAG GTGGCCTGTGAGGAATTAAAGAATAGTCGAATGTTTTTGAAGATACTTGAAGCAGTATTAAGAACTGGAAATAGAATGAATGTTGGCACCAATCGTGGTGATGCTCATGCGTTCAAACTGGACACACTTTTAAAGTTAGCTGATATTAAAGGAACTGATGGAAAGACTTCTCTGTTGCATTTTGTTGTACAGGAAATTGTCAGAACCGAGGGTTCTCATGTTTCTGCTTCTAACCATCAGCATGCCTCTGAAAATGTCCAACAATACAGTCTTCAAGATGAGGTTGACTTTAAAAAGCTTGGCCTGCAAATTGTTTCGGGATTGAGCGGGGAGCTCACCAATGTTAAAAAAGCAGCTGCTATGGATTCAGACATGCTCAGTAGTGATGTTGCCAAACTTGCCAGAGGAATTGACAAAGTTGTGCAAGTAGTGAAATTGAATGAAGAGTCACCTTTGAAAGAAACTAACCAAAAGTTTTCGGAGGCGATGAAAGGTTTCTTGGAAAGGGGAGAGCAAGAGATTTCAACAATCCAGGCCCaagagaaaaattgtttctCTTCGGTGAAGGAGATAACTGAGTATTTCCATGGAAATTCGGCAAAGGAAGAAGCTCAtccatttagaatttttatggTTGTGAGGGATTTCCTTTCTATTCTAGATGCTGTTTGCAAGGAAGTTGGTAAAGTGAATGAGAGAACTTTGGTTGGTTCCCGTCATTCTGTAATGCCTGCAAATCCTATAATGCAATCCTTTTTTCCTGAGATTATTGGTAAGCAACCATCTGATTCCTCCGAATCTGACTAA
- the LOC106768785 gene encoding acyl-coenzyme A thioesterase 9, mitochondrial-like, translating into MISLSNFGGIACIQFSPSFHAMQLLRKTKPCVSLFHHLLRLKITPNSCCPSNHFSVVSTTDPTTTEPTTPTTSTSVLIDAGSSNRKPVSLWPGMFHSPAIYALWEARSSTLEKSNGPSLPKAPSRSRTTIFYNFSSDHMLREQYRNPWNHIRMGKLVEDFDALAGTVAFKHCSNEDGTARSLLLVTASVDKMVLKKPIHIDADLTIVGAVTWVGRSSMEIQLELIQSTQGNPNISNSPALVAKFTFVARDSATGKAAPINQVSPENEEERLLWEEAEERNKLRKRKNQEQKHGECEDTSRLKALLAEARIFCDMPALANRDSILMTDTCLQNSFICQPQQRNIHGRIFGGFLMRRAFELAFSTAYAFSGAAPHFLEVDHVDFFKPVDVGNFLRLKSCVLYTEHDNSDEPLVNVEVVAHVTKPEHRSSEVSNRFYFTFGVDPEGIKNGLRIRHVVPGTEEEARKVLERVDAENLTLVKKDGNLQVVKEHKSTPNTNF; encoded by the exons ATGATCTCACTATCTAACTTTGGTGGAATAGCCTGCATTCAATTTTCACCTTCATTCCATGCAATGCAACTcttgagaaaaacaaaaccatGTGTTTCCCTGTTCCACCATCTTCTCAGACTCAAAATCACACCCAATTCCTGTTGCCCTTCCAATCATTTCTCAGTTGTTTCCACCACAGACCCAACAACCACCGAACCGACAACACCAACGACATCGACATCTGTTCTGATCGATGCTGGATCTTCTAACCGTAAACCCGTTAGTCTGTGGCCGGGAATGTTCCATTCCCCTGCCATATACGCTCTCTGGGAAGCCAGATCCTCCACTTTGGAAAAATCCAATGGCCCCTCTCTTCCCAAAGCCCCCTCCCGAAGCAGAACCACCATCTTCTACAACTTCTCCTCTGATCACATGCTTCGTGAGCAGTATCGGAACCCCTGGAATCACATCAGGATGGGCAAGCTCGTCGAGGACTTTGATGCTCTCGCTGGCACCGTTGCATTCAAG CACTGTTCTAATGAAGATGGCACAGCAAGATCCCTTCTATTGGTCACTGCTTCTGTTGATAAGATGGTTCTAAAGAAGCCAATACATATTGATGCTGATTTAACCATTGTTGGTGCTGTTACCTGGGTTGGCCGGTCATCCATGGAGATTCAACTGGAATTGATTCAGTCCACACAAG GGAATCCCAATATATCTAACTCACCTGCACTTGTAGCCAAGTTTACATTTGTGGCTCGTGACTCTGCCACTGGAAAAGCTGCCCCAATTAACCAGGTCTCACCTGAAAATGAGGAAGAAAGATTGCTCTGGGAAGAAGCAGAAGAAAGGAACaagttaagaaaaagaaagaatcaagaACAGAAACATGGAGAGTGTGAAGACACTTCTAGGCTCAAAGCACTATTGGCTGAAGCGCGTATCTTCTGTGACATGCCAGCACTGGCTAACAGAGATAGCATCCTGATGACGGATACTTGCCTACAAAACTCTTTTATCTGCCAGCCACAGCAAAGAAACATCCATGGCCGTATCTTTGGGGGATTCTTGATGAGAAGAGCTTTTGAACTTGCCTTTTCAACTGCTTATGCATTTTCTGGTGCGGCTCCTCATTTCCTGGAAGTTGAtcatgttgatttttttaaaccA GTGGACGTTGGAAATTTTCTTCGTCTCAAATCTTGTGTCCTGTACACGGAACATGACAACTCAGATGAACCCCTTGTGAATGTTGAGGTTGTTGCACATGTGACAAAGCCTGAGCACCGCTCTAGTGAG GTATCTAACAGATTCTACTTCACATTTGGTGTTGATCCTGAGGGTATTAAAAATGGGTTAAGGATTCGACATGTTGTTCCTGGTACAGAAGAGGAAGCACGGAAGGTTCTTGAACGCGTTGATGCTGAGAACTTAACTTTGGTTAAAAAAGATGGCAATCTACAAGTGGTAAAGGAGCACAAGAGCACACCTAACACAAATTTCTGA